A stretch of the Arachis stenosperma cultivar V10309 chromosome 6, arast.V10309.gnm1.PFL2, whole genome shotgun sequence genome encodes the following:
- the LOC130936361 gene encoding probable indole-3-pyruvate monooxygenase YUCCA5 — protein MENLFRLVDHEEFVSKRCIWVNGPVIVGAGPSGLATAACLREQGVPFVVLERQDCIASLWQKRTYDRLKLHLPKQFCQLPKLPFPEDFPEYPSKKQFIQYLESYANHFDINPHFNQCVHSARYDDTSGFWRVKTAEVEYICRWLVVATGENAECVVPEIDGLSSFQGEVIHACDYKSGESFRGKNVLVVGCGNSGMELSLDLVNHQASPSMVVRSSVHVLPREVLGKSTFELAVMMLRWLPLWLVDKIMLVLAWLVLGNVEKYGLKRPSMGPLEMKNTKGKTPVLDIGTLDKIRSGDIKVVPGIKRFNGGGQVELVDGQKLHVDAVVLATGYRSNVPSWLQEGEFFSKNGYPKMPFPHGWKGNGGVYAVGFTKRGLSGASSDAVKIGQDIGKVWKEETKQKQQRTTACHRRCISQF, from the exons ATGGAGAACTTGTTTCGTCTAGTAGATCACGAGGAGTTTGTGTCAAAGAGGTGTATATGGGTGAACGGACCAGTGATTGTTGGGGCAGGACCCTCTGGCCTTGCAACTGCAGCATGCCTGAGAGAACAAGGGGTACCCTTCGTTGTTCTTGAAAGACAAGACTGCATAGCTTCGTTATGGCAGAAAAGAACCTATGACAGATTGAAGCTTCACCTTCCTAAACAGTTCTGCCAGCTTCCTAAACTTCCTTTCCCTGAAGATTTCCCAGAATACCCTTCAAAGAAGCAATTCATCCAATACCTTGAGTCCTACGCAAACCACTTCGACATCAACCCTCACTTCAACCAGTGCGTTCACTCAGCCAGGTACGACGACACCAGCGGTTTCTGGAGGGTTAAGACCGCCGAGGTTGAGTATATCTGCAGGTGGCTCGTCGTTGCTACCGGCGAAAATGCAGAGTGCGTCGTGCCGGAGATCGACGGCCTTTCCAGCTTCCAAGGAGAAGTTATCCACGCTTGTGATTACAAGTCTGGGGAAAGTTTTAGGGGAAAGAATGTTCTTGTTGTCGGATGCGGAAATTCCGGCATGGAACTGTCTCTTGATCTTGTTAACCACCAGGCTTCGCCGTCCATGGTTGTTCGCAGCTCG GTTCATGTTCTTCCAAGAGAGGTTCTTGGGAAATCGACGTTCGAATTGGCGGTTATGATGCTGAGGTGGCTGCCGCTATGGCTGGTGGACAAGATCATGTTGGTATTGGCATGGCTTGTTCTTGGAAACGTGGAGAAGTACGGTCTGAAGAGGCCTTCAATGGGGCCACTGGAGATGAAGAACACAAAGGGGAAAACCCCTGTTTTGGACATTGGAACCTTGGACAAAATCAGATCCGGTGACATCAAAGTTGTGCCGGGAATCAAAAGGTTCAACGGCGGCGGCCAAGTCGAGCTCGTCGACGGCCAGAAGCTCCACGTGGACGCCGTTGTGCTGGCAACCGGATACAGAAGCAATGTCCCCTCTTGGCTTCAA GAAGGGGAATTCTTCTCGAAGAACGGGTACCCAAAGATGCCGTTTCCACATGGATGGAAAGGGAATGGAGGAGTGTATGCTGTAGGTTTCACAAAGAGAGGGCTCTCTGGTGCTTCATCTGATGCTGTGAAAATTGGTCAAGATATTGGAAAAGTGTGGAAAGAAGAGACCAAGCAGAAGCAGCAGCGAACCACCGCTTGCCATAGGCGTTGCATTTCTCAGTTCTAA